One region of Anaeromyxobacter paludicola genomic DNA includes:
- a CDS encoding thiamine pyrophosphate-requiring protein — protein sequence MAATVGEFILGRLRAWGVRRIYGYPGDGINGVLGAFRKVPELDFVQVRHEEMAAFMACAHAKFTGEVGVCLATSGPGAIHLLNGLYDAKLDHQPVVAIVGQSARTALGGDYQQEVDLLSLFKDVAKEYVQQMHVPEQARQLVDRAVRIALAERTVTCIILPNDVQELPVKPPPEKHGTVHTGIGQGWSAPRVVPREEDLRRAAEVLNAGQRVAMLVGAGALRASDEVTAVADVLGAGVAKALLGKAALPDDLPWVTGAIGLLGTKPSWDLMMECDTLLMVGSSFPYSEFLPPEGQARGVQVDLDGRMLSIRYPMEVNLAGDSAETLRALLPLLRRKEDRSWRAKIEREVARWWKVLEARAMNPAHPINPQRVYWELSRRLPANAILSADSGSSANWYARDVRIQRGMMASLSGNLATMGPGVPYAIGAKFAFPDRPVLALVGDGAMQMNGNEELITISKYWKEWRDPRLVVLVLNNRDLNQVTWEQRVMEGDPKFQASQDLPDFPYARYAESIGLAGLRMETADDVGRVWDQALAADRPCVVEAITDPEVPPLPPHITFEQMKGFMGAIARGDPDRAAFIRQAWKDMLKSWTA from the coding sequence ATGGCGGCGACGGTGGGCGAGTTCATCCTCGGGCGGCTGCGGGCCTGGGGCGTCCGGCGCATCTACGGCTACCCGGGCGACGGCATCAACGGCGTGCTCGGCGCCTTCCGCAAGGTCCCGGAGCTCGACTTCGTGCAGGTCCGGCACGAGGAGATGGCGGCCTTCATGGCCTGCGCCCACGCCAAGTTCACCGGCGAGGTGGGGGTCTGCCTCGCCACCAGCGGCCCCGGGGCCATCCACCTCCTGAACGGCCTCTACGACGCCAAGCTCGACCACCAGCCGGTGGTGGCCATCGTCGGCCAGTCGGCGCGCACGGCGCTCGGGGGCGACTACCAGCAGGAGGTGGACCTCCTCTCGCTCTTCAAGGACGTGGCCAAGGAGTACGTGCAGCAGATGCACGTCCCGGAGCAGGCGCGGCAGCTCGTGGACCGGGCGGTCCGCATCGCGCTCGCCGAGCGGACCGTCACCTGCATCATCCTGCCGAACGACGTGCAGGAGCTGCCGGTGAAGCCGCCGCCGGAGAAGCACGGCACCGTCCACACCGGCATCGGCCAGGGCTGGTCGGCGCCGCGGGTCGTGCCGCGGGAGGAGGACCTGCGCCGGGCGGCCGAGGTGCTCAACGCCGGCCAGCGGGTGGCGATGCTGGTGGGGGCGGGCGCGCTCCGGGCCAGCGACGAGGTCACGGCGGTGGCCGACGTGCTCGGCGCGGGCGTCGCCAAGGCGCTCCTCGGCAAGGCGGCGCTGCCCGACGATCTGCCCTGGGTGACGGGCGCCATCGGGCTCCTCGGGACCAAGCCGTCCTGGGACCTGATGATGGAGTGCGACACGCTGCTCATGGTCGGCTCCTCCTTCCCGTACTCCGAGTTCCTGCCGCCCGAGGGGCAGGCGCGCGGCGTCCAGGTGGACCTCGACGGCCGGATGCTCTCCATCCGCTACCCGATGGAGGTGAACCTGGCCGGCGACAGCGCCGAGACGCTCCGGGCGCTCCTGCCGCTCCTGCGGCGCAAGGAGGACCGCTCCTGGCGCGCGAAGATCGAGCGGGAGGTGGCGCGCTGGTGGAAGGTGCTCGAGGCCCGGGCCATGAACCCGGCCCACCCCATCAACCCGCAGCGGGTCTACTGGGAGCTCTCGCGCCGCCTGCCGGCGAACGCCATCCTCTCGGCCGACTCCGGCTCGTCGGCCAACTGGTACGCCCGCGACGTCCGGATCCAGCGGGGCATGATGGCCTCGCTCTCCGGCAACCTCGCCACCATGGGCCCGGGCGTGCCGTACGCCATCGGCGCCAAGTTCGCCTTCCCCGACCGGCCGGTCCTCGCGCTGGTGGGCGACGGCGCCATGCAGATGAACGGCAACGAGGAGCTCATCACCATCTCCAAGTACTGGAAGGAGTGGCGCGACCCCCGGCTGGTGGTCCTGGTCCTCAACAACCGCGACCTCAACCAGGTGACCTGGGAGCAGCGGGTCATGGAGGGCGATCCCAAGTTCCAGGCCTCGCAGGACCTGCCCGACTTCCCCTACGCGCGCTACGCCGAGTCGATCGGGCTCGCCGGGCTGCGGATGGAGACGGCGGACGACGTGGGGCGGGTCTGGGACCAGGCGCTCGCCGCCGACCGGCCCTGCGTGGTCGAGGCGATCACCGATCCCGAGGTGCCGCCGCTCCCGCCCCACATCACCTTCGAGCAGATGAAGGGGTTCATGGGCGCCATCGCCCGGGGCGATCCCGACCGGGCGGCCTTCATCCGGCAGGCCTGGAAGGACATGCTGAAGAGCTGGACGGCGTGA